One window of Desulfovibrio sp. genomic DNA carries:
- a CDS encoding heme exporter protein CcmB — MLRLMMAMARKDLSLTLARGSGLVQALLLGLLLLFVFSLSQGIGERMAPQGAAAVFWISSAFCQVLIFNQLYALEEVNNSRLGLLLCPAPVQAVWLGKGCAGLVLLVLAQIVFLPAAVVFLGQDLSGPLPEALLALVLTDIGMCALGSLLGALAQGQAARESLLSIVLFPLLTPLLLAGISVGAQALGAPNPDGPGAWLGVAAAFDAVFLGAGLLLFGYIYAGDE, encoded by the coding sequence ATGCTGCGCCTGATGATGGCCATGGCCCGCAAGGATCTTTCGCTCACGCTGGCGCGTGGCAGCGGCCTTGTGCAGGCCCTGCTGCTTGGTTTGCTGCTGCTCTTTGTATTCAGCCTGTCGCAGGGCATTGGCGAGCGCATGGCCCCGCAGGGTGCCGCGGCCGTGTTCTGGATAAGCTCTGCCTTTTGTCAGGTGCTTATATTCAACCAGCTTTACGCGCTGGAAGAAGTAAACAATTCCCGCCTTGGGCTTTTGCTGTGCCCCGCACCCGTGCAGGCCGTGTGGCTTGGCAAAGGGTGCGCCGGGCTGGTGCTGCTGGTGCTGGCACAGATAGTATTTTTGCCTGCTGCAGTGGTCTTTTTGGGGCAGGATCTCAGCGGGCCCCTGCCCGAAGCTTTGCTGGCCCTGGTACTGACAGATATCGGCATGTGCGCCCTTGGCTCGCTGCTGGGTGCGCTGGCGCAGGGGCAGGCCGCCCGCGAATCGCTGCTGAGCATTGTGCTGTTTCCGCTGCTGACGCCGCTGTTGCTGGCGGGCATCAGCGTAGGGGCTCAGGCGCTTGGCGCTCCCAACCCGGATGGCCCGGGAGCGTGGCTTGGCGTTGCCGCCGCCTTTGACGCCGTTTTTCTCGGCGCGGGGCTTTTACTGTTTGGATACATCTACGCGGGGGACGAGTAA
- the ccsA gene encoding cytochrome c biogenesis protein CcsA — protein MPKCSALPQILALLGGIAFAACQWLVFAYAPEEATLGLAQKIFYIHLPMSWWALVSFFVVFVSSVAYLWRRNPAADRLAAAAAEVGVLLGGLALVTGMLWARRSWGVWWTWDPRLTTTLIMWFVYAGYLVLRGLDLPPQRRNTVCAVVGVVAFLDVPLVFMSARIWRSIHPAVFGSKGGGLEPEMRLTVIACVGCFGLLWAALVWLRKRQLDLRDRLDALTQNGLDA, from the coding sequence ATGCCCAAGTGTTCGGCGCTGCCGCAGATTCTGGCCCTGCTGGGGGGCATTGCCTTTGCCGCCTGCCAGTGGCTGGTGTTTGCCTACGCTCCAGAGGAAGCAACCCTGGGGCTGGCGCAAAAGATATTCTACATCCACCTGCCCATGTCGTGGTGGGCGCTGGTGAGCTTTTTTGTGGTGTTTGTTTCCTCTGTGGCCTATCTGTGGCGGCGCAATCCCGCTGCCGACAGGCTGGCCGCTGCCGCCGCCGAGGTTGGCGTGCTGCTGGGGGGCCTTGCGCTGGTTACAGGCATGCTGTGGGCACGCCGCTCGTGGGGCGTGTGGTGGACGTGGGACCCGCGCCTTACCACTACCCTGATCATGTGGTTTGTGTACGCTGGCTATCTGGTTTTGCGCGGGCTTGACCTGCCGCCGCAGCGCCGCAATACGGTGTGCGCCGTGGTGGGCGTGGTGGCTTTTCTGGATGTGCCGCTGGTCTTTATGTCGGCGCGCATCTGGCGCTCCATCCACCCCGCTGTTTTTGGCAGCAAGGGCGGCGGACTTGAGCCGGAAATGCGCCTTACTGTTATTGCCTGCGTGGGCTGTTTTGGCCTGCTGTGGGCGGCTTTGGTGTGGCTGCGCAAGCGTCAGCTTGATCTGCGCGACCGCCTTGACGCTCTGACGCAAAACGGGCTTGATGCCTGA
- a CDS encoding CcmD family protein gives MDTLTWVIMANAAVWIGIGAYMAFMAARQRSLAARLAQMEMLNHD, from the coding sequence ATGGATACACTGACCTGGGTTATCATGGCCAATGCCGCCGTGTGGATCGGCATAGGCGCGTACATGGCCTTTATGGCGGCGCGCCAGCGCTCTCTGGCCGCCCGGCTCGCCCAGATGGAGATGCTCAACCATGACTGA